The following coding sequences lie in one Roseofilum casamattae BLCC-M143 genomic window:
- a CDS encoding helix-turn-helix domain-containing protein — protein sequence MPAKRYIVSLTEEERQELEKLTKTGKAAARKINHARILLKADINQSGGGWKDSEIASALDVSIRTIERVRQRWMEEGLE from the coding sequence ATGCCAGCCAAACGATATATAGTGTCTCTGACAGAGGAAGAACGGCAAGAGTTAGAAAAACTGACGAAAACCGGAAAAGCAGCAGCCCGAAAAATTAATCATGCACGAATATTACTGAAAGCAGATATAAATCAATCGGGAGGAGGATGGAAAGATAGTGAAATCGCGTCAGCTTTAGATGTGAGTATAAGAACGATTGAAAGAGTGCGACAAAGATGGATGGAAGAAGGTTTAGAAAA